From a single Melospiza georgiana isolate bMelGeo1 chromosome 5, bMelGeo1.pri, whole genome shotgun sequence genomic region:
- the SLC34A2 gene encoding sodium-dependent phosphate transport protein 2B, translated as MAPWPEVEKPETNNYIGDSSKQNQNMAGKEGENHKGNVASLGNKGEIQPAFSTVALIDETRPEEEDPWALPELQDTGVKWSDLDTKGKVIRVLYGIGKFIMLLCLLYMFVCSLDVLSSAFQLVGGKAAGDIFKDDSVLSNPVAGLVIGVLVTVMVQSSSTSSSIIVSMVSSTLLTVRAAIPIIMGANIGTSVTNTIVALMQAGDRNEFRRAFAGATIHDFFNWLAVFALLPVEVITGYLFHLTNVIVESFQLESGEDAPELLKVITDPFTKLIIELDKSVINAIAMNDESAKNKSLVKIWCVTETNVTLQNVTIPPSENCTSPEFCWSEGNTTWTLKNITETDYIAKCQHIFVNSDLPDLGIGLILLALSLLVLCSCLIAIVKLLNSVLKGQVASVIKKTINTDFPFPFTWLAGYLAMLAGAGMTFVVQSSSVFTSAITPLVGIGVISIERSYPLTLGANIGTTTTAILAALASPGSTLKYSLQIALCHFFFNVSGIILFYPIPYTRLPIRMSKTLGNITAQYRWFAIFYLLLCFFLLPLFVFALSLAGWGVLLGVCLPLFLLFIAVVVINVMQKRKPHSLPEKLQNWDFLPVWMHSLEPWDNILMASLAFCGKHCCGFCKCCKVNAEQEGAKDNQLKTMEVYENTMAMADDERGGRRAPAVACVDKTGTNNTAL; from the exons ATGGCTCCCTGGCCGGAGGTAGAAAAGCCTGAAACCAACAATTATATTGGGGACTCttccaaacaaaaccagaacatggctgggaaagaaggagaaaatcaCAAAG GCAACGTGGCTTCACTTGGAAATAAAGGGGAAATTCAACCTGCATTTTCCACAGTAGCTTTGATAGATGAGACAAGACCAGAAGAAGAAGACCCGTGGGCTCTGCCAGAACTGCAGGACACCGGGGTCAAGTGGTCAG ATCTGGATACAAAAGGAAAAGTCATTCGTGTACTCTATGGGATAGGGAAGTTCATTATGCTCCTTTGCTTACTCTACATGTTTGTGTGTTCTCTGGATGTACTGAGCTCTGCTTTTCAACTGGTAGGAG GTAAAGCAGCAGGGGACATATTTAAAGATGATTCAGTGCTCTCAAATCCTGTTGCGGGACTGGTGATCGGAGTTCTGGTGACTGTGATGGTCCAGAGTTCCAGCACCTCCTCATCCATCATAGTCAGCATGGTGTCCTCCACAT TGCTGACTGTTAGAGCAGCTATTCCTATCATCATGGGAGCAAACATTGGCACCTCAGTTACAAACACAATTGTGGCACTTATGCAAGCTGGGGACAGGAATGAATTTAGAAG GGCCTTTGCTGGGGCAACAATCCATGATTTCTTTAACTGGCTGGCTGTGTTTGCACTGTTACCTGTTGAAGTCATTACTGGCTATCTCTTCCATCTCACCAATGTTATAGTTGAGTCCTTTCAACTTGAAAGTGGTGAGGATGCTCCAGAGCTACTAAAAGTTATCACAGACCCCTTTACAAAGCTCATCATTGAG CTTGATAAATCAGTAATAAATGCAATTGCCATGAACGATGAATCAGCAAAAAACAAAAGCCTGGTAAAGATCTGGTGTGTGACTGAAACCAATGTG ACACTGCAGAATGTCACAATTCCACCTTCCGAAAACTGCACATCTCCTGAGTTTTGCTGGAGTGAAGGAAATACGACATGGACCCTCAAGAATATAACTGAAACAGACTACATCGCTAAAT gccaACACATCTTTGTAAACTCAGACCTGCCTGATCTTGGTATCGGGCTCATCCTTCTGGCTTTGTCCCTGCTTGTTCTCTGCTCCTGTTTGATAGCCATCGTTAAGCTATTAAACTCTGTGCTTAAAGGACAAGTGGCCAGTGTTATCAAGAAGACAATCAACACTG attttccatttccttttacTTGGCTGGCTGGATACCTGGCTATGCTCGCAGGGGCTGGTATGACCTTCGTTGTCCAAAGCAGTTCTGTTTTCACATCTGCCATTACACCCCTTGTTG GCATTGGCGTTATCAGCATTGAGCGCTCTTACCCGCTCACCTTGGGAGCCAACATTGGCACAACCACAACAGCTATACTTGCAGCCCTGGCAAGTCCTGGGAGtacattaaaatattcattacaG ATTGCCTTGTGCCACTTTTTCTTCAATGTCTCTGGGATTATTCTGTTTTATCCGATACCTTATACCCGCCTGCCAATCCGCATGAGCAAGACCTTGGGAAATATAACAGCCCAGTACAGATGGTTTGCTATATTTTATcttctcctctgtttctttctgttgcCTTTGTTTGTATTTGCTCTGTCACTGGCAGGCTGGGGAGTCCTTTTGGGTGTTTGCCTTCCCCTGTTTCTTCTATTTATTGCTGTGGTTGTAATTAATGTTATGCAGAAAAGGAAGCCACATTCACTGCCTGAGAAGCTCCAAAACTGGGATTTCCTACCTGTGTGGATGCACTCCCTAGAGCCCTGGGACAATATACTTATGGCTTCCCTTGCTTTTTGTGGGAAACACTGCTGTGGCTTCTGCAAGTGTTGCAAAGTCAATGCTGAACAGGAGGGTGCCAAAGACAACCAGCTAAAAACTATGGAAGTTTATGAAAACACCATGGCAATGGCTGATGATGAAAGAGGTGGAAGAAGGGCACCAGCAGTAGCTTGTGTTGACAAAACAGGCACAAACAACACAGCATTATAG